The Gemmata palustris genome includes a region encoding these proteins:
- a CDS encoding Gfo/Idh/MocA family protein yields MSENSVNRRAFIAGSAAAGAAMSLPAASYARIKAANEKLRVGFLGVGGRCQQHIGVILQMQKEGKAVAPAAVCDVWDGQSVKGVIQGRGLYPSAEKCGLDKTDKNHVSKDYRTILEQKDVDLVCIATPDHWHARMAIDAMNAGKDVYMEKPMTKTIAEAIAVVDTAQKTNKVVTVGVQSMADPTWLAAHEYVAAGNIGKVMQGQTSYFRNSSVGQWRYYPLTKDMSPKTIDWDMWLGHAFKGVDGEPLGPTPKDKPFDRAVWAQWRCYWPFGGGMYTDLFVHQTTHMLAAMGLRFPARVVGAGGLYLEYDGRDVPDVATVIADYDEGCQFIVGATMCNDVQFGEMIRGHLATIKFDGGGDFIKGFSVYGQNIAGGPVKPKSNGGEEKPVHVFENPKKGDATYHLWENFLQCVRERKRETLSTPELGAAAFATVNMGVQSYRYGKVLFWDKEKRVPKEADASWASRWEARSHERGKPNQIQGWKAGDKGSTLTPPDYQKLEGPWTDGKDPAGA; encoded by the coding sequence GTGTCCGAGAACTCAGTGAACCGCCGGGCGTTCATCGCCGGTAGCGCCGCGGCCGGGGCCGCGATGAGCCTGCCCGCCGCCAGCTACGCGCGCATTAAAGCGGCCAACGAGAAGCTGCGGGTCGGCTTCCTCGGCGTCGGCGGCCGGTGCCAGCAACACATCGGCGTCATCCTCCAGATGCAGAAGGAGGGCAAGGCGGTCGCGCCGGCCGCGGTGTGTGACGTGTGGGACGGGCAGTCGGTCAAGGGCGTGATCCAGGGGCGCGGGCTGTACCCGTCGGCCGAGAAGTGCGGGCTCGACAAGACCGACAAGAACCACGTCAGCAAGGACTACCGCACGATCCTCGAGCAGAAGGACGTGGACCTGGTGTGCATCGCCACCCCGGACCACTGGCACGCGCGCATGGCGATCGACGCCATGAACGCGGGCAAGGACGTGTACATGGAGAAGCCGATGACCAAGACGATCGCCGAAGCGATCGCGGTCGTCGACACCGCGCAGAAGACGAACAAGGTGGTCACCGTCGGCGTGCAGAGCATGGCCGACCCGACCTGGCTGGCCGCGCACGAGTACGTCGCCGCCGGCAACATCGGCAAGGTGATGCAGGGGCAGACCAGCTACTTCCGCAACAGCTCGGTCGGCCAGTGGCGCTACTACCCGCTCACCAAGGACATGTCCCCGAAGACGATCGACTGGGACATGTGGCTCGGGCACGCGTTCAAGGGCGTGGACGGCGAGCCGCTCGGACCGACCCCGAAGGACAAGCCGTTCGACCGCGCCGTGTGGGCGCAGTGGCGGTGCTACTGGCCGTTCGGCGGCGGCATGTACACCGACCTCTTCGTCCACCAGACGACGCACATGCTCGCGGCGATGGGGCTGCGGTTCCCGGCCCGCGTCGTGGGCGCCGGCGGCCTGTACCTCGAGTACGACGGCCGCGACGTGCCGGACGTGGCCACCGTGATCGCCGACTACGACGAGGGGTGCCAGTTCATCGTCGGCGCGACGATGTGCAACGACGTGCAGTTCGGCGAGATGATTCGCGGCCACCTCGCGACCATCAAGTTCGACGGCGGCGGCGACTTCATCAAGGGCTTCTCGGTGTACGGGCAGAACATCGCCGGCGGCCCGGTCAAGCCGAAGAGCAACGGGGGCGAGGAGAAGCCGGTCCACGTGTTCGAGAACCCGAAGAAGGGCGACGCCACCTACCACCTGTGGGAGAACTTCCTCCAGTGCGTCCGCGAGCGCAAGCGCGAGACGCTCAGCACCCCGGAACTCGGCGCCGCGGCGTTCGCCACGGTCAACATGGGCGTGCAGAGCTACCGGTACGGCAAGGTGCTGTTCTGGGACAAGGAGAAGCGCGTCCCGAAGGAAGCGGACGCGAGCTGGGCGAGCCGGTGGGAGGCCCGCAGCCACGAGCGCGGCAAGCCGAACCAGATCCAGGGCTGGAAAGCCGGCGACAAGGGCAGCACCCTGACCCCGCCGGACTACCAGAAGCTCGAAGGCCCGTGGACCGACGGCAAGGACCCGGCCGGGGCCTAA
- a CDS encoding tyrosine-protein phosphatase → MTPLADTHVHLLAGLDDGPPTADVALAMCRMLVTEGARHATALAHQNPCYPDNTADRLRASASALASALAEQNIPLSVYPTGEVMLAPTTLEEWRAGHLMSVGDHKQWLLVEMPHGEFVDVLPLAEALKPEGVRLIIAHAERYAELLDDVALTQTWIEAGCLIQVTARALAEPGAPEFEAALKRWAKGGFIHLLGSDGHGIERRRPKLAPGFARLVKWVGRAHAARIASEWGTAILRGEPVQVPAPCPLGRSWFSRLFGA, encoded by the coding sequence ATGACTCCCCTCGCGGACACCCACGTCCATTTGCTCGCCGGACTCGACGACGGCCCACCCACCGCGGACGTTGCACTCGCGATGTGCCGGATGCTCGTCACCGAGGGCGCGCGCCACGCGACCGCGCTCGCGCACCAGAACCCGTGCTACCCCGACAACACTGCCGACCGATTGCGCGCGTCCGCGTCCGCGCTCGCGTCCGCGCTCGCGGAGCAGAACATCCCGCTCTCGGTTTACCCGACCGGTGAGGTCATGCTCGCGCCCACCACGCTCGAAGAGTGGCGCGCGGGCCACCTGATGTCCGTGGGCGACCACAAGCAGTGGCTCCTCGTGGAAATGCCGCACGGTGAATTCGTCGACGTGCTCCCACTCGCAGAGGCCCTGAAGCCCGAGGGCGTGCGGCTCATTATCGCGCACGCGGAGCGCTACGCAGAACTGCTCGATGACGTCGCGCTGACACAAACGTGGATCGAAGCGGGGTGTCTGATTCAGGTCACGGCCCGCGCGCTGGCGGAGCCGGGCGCGCCCGAGTTCGAGGCGGCCCTCAAACGGTGGGCGAAGGGCGGCTTCATTCACCTGCTCGGGTCCGACGGGCACGGCATCGAGCGCCGGCGCCCGAAGTTAGCGCCCGGCTTTGCGCGGCTGGTGAAGTGGGTCGGGCGCGCGCACGCGGCACGAATCGCAAGCGAATGGGGGACCGCAATACTGCGGGGCGAGCCGGTTCAGGTGCCCGCGCCGTGTCCGCTCGGGCGCAGTTGGTTCTCGCGCCTGTTCGGGGCGTGA
- a CDS encoding tetratricopeptide repeat protein, protein MPTTRARGTAALLFVALACPGASAQPTADQQADALLNAGRKAYNEGNPQFAAERFTELLTKFGGYKNANAARYGLGLALLDLPDRNYQKALDAFLPPAGDGQFPDQGLALYHAGACQRGLGQKELAEAAAKPNELPQRTQNANAKFDAAAKLFVQAREVLEKKAPADADWAGRARCDTAEMELRVGKVKEARATVEPFLKDAKFAKSKLQPLALYYHGTASFLLNDVPSAAKSLNQLAPFDQPYGPHARYLMGRVHSSQGENAEAAVEFDAVLAEYAKQKAAAVEALKQPDRFKNDPFEKTRLETLVKNPAPDYVAGSAFFGACLNYESGKFGDALGKFQAFTKDYATSPLKDDAQLRTGFCQAQLKQFDEAVKSLQPLANHARLADQALFWTGKAQAGLAAAVDPANPNLKTQTFNTAINTLRTASDKANQGNAEAKARRAEYLLELADTQLTAQLAKDAANTYETVWNEKLLPSRAEEILQRLITAYHLAGDIPKSEERIAVFKQQFPNSPLTSLVLFRAAENAYTKAEALVKQNKPAEAKAAFAAAATKYSDVVAKFPEFERVNRAKYGLALCFTAVEDWEKAAKALEAIPAAERTGELSPAAYVLADCLIRTAPAKAEDALQDNMLREKLGAAVGLLDAFVAANPKAEQTPDAILKLGYCNKRLAIQLQPGNERNEALQKARVAFEKLGNEFKQSPLVGTATLERAKVLALQGDKGNAINSLRGFNADPLQKSPVAPLAMIYLGTLLREQNQAAEAAKSLAEARQKFEGGLNAAGGAKAEWVALLRFHHGVALSESNKPGEARAAFEQAAQAAPALPIAVEATLKATQRHLEEVKAKIATLEKQKVPNLKPDQIAAIDNQIKGVKADLANVGKLFEQRAEQYRQAHPQSEARARLLYDAAWAYRGAGTDPAQAYTKLLEQFGDLSLAVEARLELAELVSEKKPDDAIKLLKEAIDKEPTDKPTSPETIDRIRIRLGAALFEKKDYPAAQGQFDAVGNNDKSPHRAHGLYRSAECFLALGKPDEAQKKLVIFRDNAAFHNIAGVSDRALLRLGHALTQLKQWDAARQAFETVLARYGNNGTWAVDARYGIGWAFQNQNRFDDAVNAYALVTQATQDDRAARSHLQIGLCRAAASKWADAGKAFSTVYFGYDLPDLKFPAMLEHARTLGEEKKPDEAVKLLERVIKDAPKDSEWAKAAQERLGKLKKK, encoded by the coding sequence ATGCCCACCACCCGCGCCCGCGGTACCGCCGCGCTCTTGTTCGTTGCCCTCGCGTGCCCCGGTGCGAGCGCGCAGCCCACGGCCGACCAGCAGGCGGACGCGCTCCTGAACGCGGGGCGGAAGGCGTACAACGAGGGCAATCCGCAGTTCGCCGCGGAGCGCTTCACGGAACTGCTCACCAAGTTCGGCGGTTACAAGAACGCGAACGCCGCCCGCTACGGCCTGGGTCTCGCGCTCCTCGATCTCCCCGACCGCAACTACCAGAAGGCGCTCGATGCGTTCCTCCCGCCCGCCGGCGACGGGCAGTTCCCCGACCAGGGGCTCGCGCTGTACCACGCGGGCGCGTGCCAGCGCGGGTTGGGGCAGAAGGAACTCGCTGAAGCTGCGGCGAAGCCCAACGAACTGCCGCAGCGCACGCAGAACGCGAACGCGAAGTTCGATGCCGCCGCGAAGCTCTTCGTTCAGGCCCGCGAGGTGCTCGAGAAGAAGGCTCCGGCTGATGCGGATTGGGCCGGCCGAGCCCGGTGCGACACGGCCGAGATGGAACTGCGCGTCGGCAAGGTTAAAGAGGCCCGAGCCACTGTCGAGCCGTTCTTGAAGGACGCGAAGTTTGCAAAAAGCAAGCTCCAGCCGCTCGCGCTCTACTACCACGGCACCGCAAGTTTCCTGCTCAACGACGTCCCGAGTGCCGCTAAATCGCTGAACCAACTCGCGCCGTTCGACCAGCCCTACGGCCCGCACGCGCGGTACCTCATGGGGCGCGTGCATTCATCACAGGGCGAGAACGCGGAGGCCGCCGTCGAGTTCGACGCGGTCCTCGCCGAATACGCCAAGCAGAAGGCCGCAGCGGTCGAAGCACTCAAACAGCCGGACCGGTTCAAGAACGACCCGTTCGAGAAAACGCGCCTGGAAACGCTCGTGAAGAACCCGGCTCCCGATTACGTCGCGGGGAGCGCGTTCTTTGGCGCGTGCCTCAACTACGAGAGCGGGAAGTTCGGCGACGCGCTCGGGAAGTTCCAGGCGTTCACCAAGGACTACGCGACCTCGCCGCTCAAAGATGATGCGCAACTCCGAACCGGGTTCTGCCAGGCGCAACTCAAGCAGTTCGACGAGGCCGTCAAGTCGCTTCAACCGCTCGCGAACCACGCCCGACTCGCGGACCAGGCGCTCTTCTGGACGGGCAAGGCGCAAGCCGGGCTCGCGGCGGCCGTCGACCCGGCGAACCCGAACCTGAAAACGCAAACCTTCAACACCGCTATCAACACACTGCGTACCGCGAGCGACAAGGCGAACCAGGGCAACGCGGAGGCAAAAGCGCGGCGCGCGGAATACCTGCTTGAACTCGCGGACACGCAGCTCACCGCTCAACTCGCGAAGGACGCCGCCAACACCTACGAAACGGTCTGGAACGAAAAGCTCCTGCCGTCACGCGCCGAAGAAATCCTCCAGCGGCTCATCACCGCGTACCACCTCGCGGGCGACATCCCGAAGTCGGAAGAGCGCATCGCGGTCTTCAAGCAGCAGTTCCCGAACAGCCCACTCACGTCGCTGGTGCTGTTCCGCGCGGCCGAGAACGCTTACACGAAGGCCGAAGCCCTCGTCAAACAGAACAAGCCCGCCGAAGCGAAGGCCGCGTTCGCCGCCGCCGCGACGAAGTATTCCGACGTAGTGGCGAAGTTCCCGGAGTTCGAGCGTGTAAATCGCGCGAAGTACGGCCTCGCGCTCTGCTTCACCGCGGTGGAGGACTGGGAGAAGGCCGCGAAAGCACTCGAAGCGATCCCCGCCGCGGAGCGGACCGGCGAGCTTTCACCGGCGGCGTATGTGCTCGCGGACTGCCTGATTCGCACCGCCCCCGCGAAGGCCGAAGACGCGCTCCAGGACAACATGCTCCGCGAGAAGCTCGGCGCCGCGGTCGGGCTACTCGATGCGTTCGTCGCCGCGAACCCGAAAGCCGAGCAGACCCCCGACGCGATCCTGAAACTCGGTTACTGCAACAAGCGTCTGGCGATCCAGCTTCAACCCGGCAACGAGCGCAACGAAGCGCTTCAGAAGGCCCGCGTCGCGTTTGAAAAGCTCGGGAACGAGTTCAAACAGTCGCCGCTCGTCGGCACGGCCACCCTCGAGCGCGCGAAGGTGCTCGCCCTCCAGGGTGATAAGGGCAACGCGATTAACTCGCTCCGCGGGTTCAACGCGGACCCGCTCCAAAAGTCCCCGGTCGCGCCGCTCGCGATGATCTACCTCGGGACACTTCTGCGCGAACAGAACCAGGCGGCCGAAGCCGCGAAATCGCTCGCCGAGGCGCGCCAAAAGTTCGAGGGCGGGCTAAACGCAGCGGGCGGGGCAAAAGCCGAGTGGGTCGCGCTGTTGCGCTTCCACCACGGCGTTGCCCTCTCCGAGAGCAACAAGCCCGGGGAAGCCCGCGCTGCGTTCGAGCAAGCGGCCCAAGCCGCCCCCGCGTTGCCCATCGCCGTAGAAGCAACCCTCAAGGCAACGCAGCGTCATCTGGAAGAAGTGAAAGCCAAGATCGCCACCCTTGAGAAACAGAAAGTCCCGAATCTGAAGCCCGATCAGATCGCCGCTATCGACAATCAGATTAAGGGAGTGAAAGCGGACCTCGCGAACGTGGGTAAACTCTTCGAGCAGCGGGCCGAGCAGTACCGTCAGGCGCACCCGCAGAGCGAAGCTCGCGCCCGCTTGCTCTACGACGCGGCGTGGGCCTATCGCGGCGCCGGCACCGATCCGGCCCAGGCTTACACAAAGCTGCTCGAACAGTTCGGCGACCTCTCGCTCGCGGTAGAAGCACGCCTCGAACTGGCCGAACTCGTCTCCGAGAAGAAGCCCGACGACGCGATCAAGCTCCTGAAGGAAGCCATCGACAAGGAACCGACCGACAAGCCGACTTCACCCGAGACGATCGACCGCATCCGCATTCGACTCGGGGCCGCGCTGTTCGAGAAGAAAGATTACCCCGCAGCGCAGGGGCAGTTCGATGCGGTGGGCAACAATGACAAATCCCCCCATCGGGCGCACGGGCTGTATCGCTCCGCGGAGTGCTTCCTCGCCCTCGGCAAGCCCGACGAAGCACAAAAGAAGCTCGTCATCTTCCGCGACAACGCCGCGTTCCACAACATCGCAGGCGTGAGTGACCGCGCGCTGCTCCGCTTGGGGCACGCCCTCACGCAACTCAAGCAGTGGGACGCCGCACGACAAGCGTTCGAGACGGTACTCGCCCGGTACGGCAACAACGGCACGTGGGCGGTGGACGCACGCTACGGCATCGGCTGGGCGTTCCAGAACCAGAACCGCTTCGACGACGCTGTGAACGCTTACGCGCTCGTGACGCAGGCCACGCAAGACGACCGCGCCGCCCGCTCGCACTTGCAGATCGGCTTGTGCCGTGCGGCCGCGAGCAAGTGGGCCGATGCGGGGAAAGCGTTCAGCACGGTCTACTTCGGGTACGACTTGCCCGACCTCAAGTTCCCGGCGATGCTCGAACACGCCCGCACGCTCGGGGAAGAGAAGAAGCCCGACGAGGCGGTGAAGCTTCTGGAGCGCGTCATCAAGGACGCCCCAAAGGACAGCGAATGGGCAAAGGCCGCACAAGAGCGGCTGGGCAAGCTCAAGAAGAAGTGA
- a CDS encoding FG-GAP repeat domain-containing protein, producing the protein MSDHSLIRRAWLAVAFGAIALVWAVPEPAQAYVEVPITLGDIIRQSTNVCTMQVSKVDREKNLIIYTKVQDIKGKHPQTEIKHNIGRGGLRPGEWEEIMKWAEVGKTAVFFHNGGASETYFGTSWYQAYPQGEWWGMSHGEPFLLRSYSGKVDKLGGFVAEIIDNKEVVVPCMVDGDKEAIHKKTARVQRMKASLKLMDYNPKRDFVGWGGEDIRRLQGMPGFDRYAALAKLDAEAQSVTAVDFDNDGKPDICLCGANKVVLLQNGGDSFVEVALPGLTGGARSAVWADCTGDGLPDLLLATPTGPRLFVNLGKGLFRDETKRLPKEVAYNLTAAAWGDFNGDGKPDIVLANGFHGLRVYANAKPVAPKVVLPKFGAWHAIGIFRAANPADNFKTAFPVETEKFTPEKEYKGKRDMPTKWAKKEFKAEPTPLPEMGANCATYVHGELEMSAAAEVPVTIGTGGNTITVWVNGEKVHSDDKAKPEPTALSLKLKQGKNTLVVKMCNVDQPQAFSIAVGLGDSGPPGPWFEDVSAAWGFGPDGLAANEKGDTLAVADFNGDGKPDILYGAGAGILFINTNGKFVPKTDSGISYKPGKIGPAICDFDGDGYLDLFIPQLDGKCKLFRNDGTGKFTDATANTGALASGVPNAVSAAWGDFDNDGKPDLLVCCLRGSNRYFKNDGGGKFTEKTADIGLTQKVFNSQAAAFVDLNGDGQLDLVLNNEGQESNVLFGAFTPGGAKTPVVVALNGCSALNGGKVVVKDAAGQRVACCAVSGGDGRGGQCGLAPRFALAPGAYKFEMTGSDGKTTAKDVTVTATPMQVKAN; encoded by the coding sequence ATGTCCGACCATTCGCTGATTCGCCGCGCGTGGCTCGCGGTCGCGTTCGGCGCGATCGCCCTGGTGTGGGCCGTGCCCGAGCCCGCGCAGGCTTATGTCGAGGTGCCCATCACGCTCGGCGACATCATCCGCCAGTCCACCAACGTCTGCACCATGCAGGTCAGCAAGGTGGACCGCGAAAAGAATCTCATCATCTACACGAAAGTGCAGGACATCAAAGGGAAGCACCCGCAGACCGAGATCAAGCACAACATCGGGCGCGGCGGGCTCCGGCCGGGCGAGTGGGAAGAGATCATGAAGTGGGCGGAGGTCGGCAAAACGGCCGTCTTTTTCCACAACGGCGGCGCCAGCGAAACGTACTTCGGCACCTCGTGGTACCAGGCGTACCCGCAGGGCGAGTGGTGGGGCATGTCGCACGGCGAACCGTTCCTGCTCCGCAGTTACTCCGGGAAGGTCGATAAGCTCGGCGGCTTCGTGGCAGAGATCATCGACAACAAAGAGGTCGTCGTCCCGTGTATGGTGGACGGCGACAAAGAGGCCATTCACAAGAAGACCGCCCGCGTGCAGCGCATGAAGGCCAGCCTCAAGTTGATGGACTACAACCCGAAGCGCGACTTCGTGGGATGGGGCGGCGAGGACATTCGCCGGCTCCAGGGCATGCCCGGTTTCGACAGGTACGCGGCGCTCGCGAAACTCGACGCGGAAGCCCAGTCCGTCACGGCGGTGGATTTTGACAACGACGGCAAGCCCGACATCTGCCTGTGCGGGGCGAACAAGGTCGTGCTGCTCCAGAACGGCGGCGACAGTTTCGTCGAGGTCGCGCTACCGGGTCTGACGGGCGGGGCACGCTCCGCGGTGTGGGCCGACTGCACCGGCGACGGGCTGCCCGATTTGCTGCTCGCGACCCCGACCGGTCCGCGCCTCTTCGTCAACCTCGGCAAAGGCCTGTTTCGCGACGAAACGAAGCGCCTACCGAAAGAGGTCGCGTACAACCTGACCGCGGCCGCGTGGGGCGATTTCAACGGCGACGGGAAGCCCGACATCGTGCTCGCTAATGGCTTCCACGGCCTGCGAGTGTACGCGAACGCCAAGCCGGTAGCGCCGAAAGTCGTGCTCCCGAAGTTCGGCGCCTGGCACGCGATCGGCATCTTCCGCGCGGCGAACCCGGCCGACAACTTCAAGACCGCGTTCCCGGTCGAGACCGAGAAGTTCACGCCCGAAAAGGAGTACAAAGGCAAGCGCGACATGCCGACCAAGTGGGCGAAAAAGGAGTTCAAGGCCGAGCCGACCCCGCTCCCCGAAATGGGCGCGAACTGCGCGACCTACGTTCACGGCGAACTCGAAATGAGTGCCGCGGCCGAAGTGCCGGTCACGATCGGAACCGGTGGGAACACGATCACCGTGTGGGTGAACGGGGAGAAGGTTCACAGCGACGACAAAGCGAAGCCCGAACCGACCGCGCTTTCGCTCAAGCTCAAACAGGGCAAAAACACACTCGTCGTGAAGATGTGCAACGTGGACCAACCGCAGGCGTTCTCGATCGCGGTCGGGCTCGGCGACAGCGGCCCGCCGGGGCCGTGGTTCGAGGACGTTTCCGCCGCGTGGGGCTTCGGCCCAGACGGACTCGCCGCCAACGAAAAGGGCGATACGCTCGCGGTCGCGGACTTCAACGGTGATGGGAAACCTGACATCCTGTATGGCGCCGGCGCCGGCATTCTCTTCATAAACACGAACGGTAAGTTCGTGCCGAAGACCGACAGCGGTATCAGCTACAAACCCGGTAAAATTGGCCCCGCGATCTGCGACTTCGATGGCGACGGCTATCTCGACCTGTTCATTCCGCAACTCGACGGGAAGTGCAAGCTCTTCCGCAACGACGGTACCGGCAAGTTCACCGACGCGACCGCGAACACGGGCGCGCTCGCGAGCGGCGTCCCCAACGCGGTGTCCGCGGCGTGGGGTGACTTCGACAACGACGGCAAGCCGGATCTCCTCGTGTGCTGCCTCCGCGGGTCGAACCGGTACTTCAAGAACGACGGTGGGGGTAAGTTCACCGAGAAGACCGCGGACATCGGGTTGACGCAGAAGGTATTCAACTCGCAGGCCGCCGCCTTCGTCGATCTGAACGGCGACGGGCAACTCGACCTCGTGCTGAACAACGAGGGCCAGGAGTCGAATGTCCTGTTCGGCGCGTTCACGCCGGGTGGTGCCAAGACACCGGTCGTCGTCGCCCTGAACGGCTGCTCCGCGCTCAACGGCGGGAAGGTCGTGGTGAAGGACGCGGCGGGCCAGCGCGTCGCGTGCTGTGCGGTGTCCGGCGGCGACGGGCGCGGCGGACAGTGCGGACTCGCGCCGCGCTTCGCGCTCGCACCCGGCGCGTACAAGTTCGAGATGACCGGCAGCGACGGGAAGACCACCGCCAAGGACGTGACCGTGACCGCCACGCCCATGCAGGTGAAGGCGAATTAG
- a CDS encoding outer membrane protein assembly factor BamB family protein: MTLRLVVSLCALCALCGESFSADPGPWATYRGNPQRTGNTDGAAGPEKPAILWSVKSTDHFIASPVPVKDAVYIAGIGAFNRPSASLFPFAGKNPPAATWVKSAPYLKLASVSSPAVAGDYLLFGDGIHQDSGGVLHCVNATTSQPLWQLVLPGDLIHLEGAPVVAGGKVFIGGGAAGALCVEMDKATLDGKEYDLATVAKMQDAKWKELTAKYEEAKAKKDDFAIPPDDSQLLKFAPKKVWQKGEKKWHVDAPVNFASDKLLVPTAYLDKEKVGERALYALNATTGDTVWRTELKYNPWGGATVAGDLVIVPESSVGYYYKELKGAKGALTALDLKTGDQKWRKEIPTGGVLGCASVSDGLAVCTATDGKVRAYKVADGERAWLYDAKMPFFAPPAVAGGVVYAADLGGTVHAIDLKTGNAKWTLSLAKETGAPGMVYGGVTVHGGKLVVATCNLDGPFANKETVLVCIGTK, from the coding sequence ATGACTCTCCGCTTGGTTGTCTCTCTCTGTGCCCTCTGTGCCCTCTGCGGTGAATCGTTTTCCGCCGACCCCGGTCCGTGGGCGACGTACCGCGGGAACCCGCAGCGCACGGGCAACACGGATGGCGCTGCCGGCCCGGAAAAGCCCGCGATTCTTTGGTCCGTGAAATCGACGGACCACTTCATTGCGTCGCCGGTTCCGGTGAAGGACGCCGTGTACATTGCGGGGATCGGCGCGTTCAACCGGCCCTCCGCCTCACTGTTTCCGTTCGCCGGGAAGAACCCACCGGCCGCGACGTGGGTCAAGAGCGCGCCGTACCTGAAGCTCGCCTCCGTTAGTTCACCGGCGGTCGCGGGGGATTACCTCCTTTTCGGCGACGGCATCCACCAGGATTCGGGCGGCGTGCTCCACTGCGTCAACGCGACCACGAGCCAACCGCTGTGGCAACTCGTTCTCCCCGGCGACCTGATTCACCTGGAAGGCGCGCCGGTCGTGGCGGGGGGCAAGGTGTTCATCGGGGGCGGGGCTGCCGGCGCGCTCTGCGTCGAGATGGACAAGGCGACGCTCGACGGCAAGGAATACGACCTCGCGACCGTTGCGAAAATGCAGGACGCGAAGTGGAAGGAACTCACCGCGAAGTACGAAGAGGCGAAGGCAAAGAAGGACGACTTCGCGATCCCGCCGGACGACAGTCAGTTGCTCAAGTTCGCGCCGAAAAAGGTGTGGCAGAAGGGTGAGAAGAAGTGGCACGTCGATGCCCCGGTGAACTTCGCATCCGACAAGTTACTCGTGCCCACTGCGTACCTCGACAAAGAGAAGGTCGGCGAGCGCGCCCTATACGCGCTCAACGCGACCACCGGTGACACCGTGTGGAGGACGGAACTGAAGTACAACCCGTGGGGCGGCGCGACCGTCGCGGGCGACTTGGTGATCGTGCCGGAAAGCTCCGTCGGCTACTACTACAAGGAGCTAAAAGGCGCGAAGGGCGCGCTCACCGCGCTCGACCTGAAGACGGGCGACCAGAAGTGGCGGAAGGAGATCCCGACCGGCGGCGTGTTGGGGTGCGCGTCGGTCAGCGACGGCCTCGCGGTCTGCACCGCGACCGACGGTAAGGTTCGCGCGTACAAGGTGGCCGACGGCGAGCGCGCCTGGCTCTACGACGCAAAAATGCCGTTCTTCGCACCGCCCGCGGTGGCCGGCGGCGTGGTGTACGCGGCCGACTTGGGCGGAACGGTTCACGCCATCGATCTGAAGACCGGCAACGCGAAGTGGACGCTCTCCCTCGCGAAAGAGACGGGCGCGCCGGGGATGGTGTACGGCGGCGTGACCGTTCACGGCGGCAAACTCGTCGTCGCGACGTGCAACCTCGACGGCCCGTTCGCGAACAAGGAAACCGTGCTGGTGTGTATCGGGACGAAATAA
- a CDS encoding YdjY domain-containing protein, which translates to MKRLAIALGCLALLALVGRSSAEEKKAGVTVDMARRLVTVDAKVAPRKLEHLKGEVYPIELIASWAHPRGKKAHETILTIEVDPSEVHKGLEKLGLKPGKPAKGAAMKEGDPDPKGEGPAVNVFIEVPDGAGGTKRLTLDKVLMDPKTKKAPPKMSFAFTGSVLTAPDPNKPDDKKYGADLTGSLIVLFPVSDETVLQTGWTMKEEKFLKLDVRPDVLPKEGTAVKLVIEVPGK; encoded by the coding sequence ATGAAACGTCTCGCGATCGCGCTCGGGTGTCTCGCACTTCTCGCGCTCGTCGGTCGGTCGTCGGCCGAGGAGAAAAAGGCCGGCGTCACCGTCGACATGGCCCGGCGGCTCGTCACCGTGGACGCGAAGGTCGCGCCGCGGAAACTCGAGCACCTCAAGGGCGAGGTGTACCCGATCGAACTGATCGCGTCGTGGGCGCACCCGAGGGGCAAGAAGGCGCACGAAACGATCCTGACCATCGAGGTCGATCCGTCCGAGGTTCACAAGGGCTTGGAGAAGCTCGGACTGAAGCCCGGCAAGCCGGCGAAGGGCGCCGCGATGAAGGAGGGCGACCCGGACCCGAAGGGCGAGGGGCCGGCCGTGAACGTGTTCATCGAGGTACCGGACGGCGCTGGGGGCACCAAGCGGCTCACGCTCGACAAGGTGCTCATGGACCCGAAGACGAAAAAGGCGCCGCCCAAGATGTCGTTCGCGTTCACTGGGTCGGTGCTGACCGCCCCCGACCCGAACAAACCGGACGACAAGAAGTACGGCGCCGACCTCACCGGCTCGCTCATCGTGCTGTTCCCGGTGAGCGACGAGACCGTGCTGCAAACCGGGTGGACGATGAAGGAAGAGAAGTTCCTCAAACTCGACGTGCGCCCGGACGTGCTGCCCAAAGAAGGCACCGCGGTGAAGCTCGTGATCGAAGTGCCCGGGAAGTAG